ATAGATGCCGATCCTCAACGTTCAACTGAAGTTTTTTCAGATATTAGAAGTCAGTCAAATTTAAAACCGCTCTTTTCAAGCGTATCAAAAACAGGTGTTAGCTTGGGTGATGAGATAAAGCGTATGCGGGATAACTTTGACTCTATCGTAGTCGATACTGGTGGGCGTGATAGTAAGGAGATGCGTAAGGCCATGTTGTCATCAAATGTACTTATAATACCAACCATACCTTCACAGTACGATGTGAGTGTTCTTGATCGCATGCTTGATCTTAGTAGTGAAGCGAAAGAGTTAAATGAGAAATTGCTTACACTTATACTTGTAAACCGAGTTTCTCCAAATCCTTTTTTGGCAAAAGAGCTTGAAAGTATGCGTGAATACATCGATGATGCAAAAAAGGAGCGAAATTTAAGTGATGTCTTTTTATTAAACTCTGTTATTTACGAAAGACAAGCTTATAGAAAAACGGTTTCAAATGGCAATAGTTTAAGCGAATTTTGCAAAAATGGGGATAGGGCGCTTGAAGATTTCGAAAGTTTTTATGCCGAGCTATTACAAGTTGTAAAAGAAAATATTAAGGATTAAAAAATGGGTTTTAAAAAAGTAAATACAACGCCAGCTACTAGTGAAGAAAATTTTATAAATCAAGCAAGAGGAGAAACATCAGAAGCAAAAAAGCCTAAAAATTTAAAACGAGATAAGTCATTTTTACTTTATTTTACGCAAGATGAATTTGATCGTGTAAAGATAGAAGCGGAAAAAATTGGAATGGGTATAAATCAATACATTCGCTTTAAAATTTTTAGCTAGTATTATATAAATACTATAATGATATTATATTGATATTATAATTATATTAATATAATATCATTTAAAAAAGCTCATGAGCTTAAGCTTGAGATTGTAAACTAAAATCTTTAACTCTATGCGAGTATTATTTTATTGTAAAACAAGTATTTAACAGTTGTATCTACATCTATTGTAACGGCTCTAGCATAATTTATATATCTAAATCGTTCCATTTTCTAAAATATCTTATATAAAAATTCTTTTTTCTCATTATATTTTAATATTTAATTAAGATTAACTCTTTTATAATGCCACTAAATTATTTTTTTAAATATAACTATTAAATCATTCCAAGGAAGGACAGATGAGAGCCATCTTATCTTTATGCATGGTGTGTGCATTGCTATTTGCTAGTGAAATTAGCCAAAAAAATGAGCTAAACAACGAAGAGATTAGAGCTAACATAGCAAGCTCATTTAATGAAAGCTCCAATATAAATTTGCTTAACAAAAAACCCACTTCAGAAGGTAGACTAAATTTAAACGAAACTCCATGCTTTAAAATAGATAGTATCTTGCTGCTACATGATAATGAGATAACTAGTTTTAATGCTAATAGCATTGCCGATGAGGCTATAATAAGAAAGACTTATAAAGATAACTATTCTAAATTTAATTCTATCTTACAGAATACTTTAAGTAAATTCGAGTTTAGATCGGGTAGCTGCATTGGTAAAAATTCAATCAATCTAATCATCAATTCATTTAATAATGAAATCATAAAAGAGGGCTTTATAACTTCAAGTGCAAGCCTGTCCACAAAGAACCTAAAAGATGCCAAGTTAGAGTTTGTGATAAATCTTGGCCTAATAGATGATATAAGCATAAATGAAGTTGATAGCCAAAGAAACAGAGTGAGCTTATTTACGGCATTTGGTGAGTACTCTCATAAAAATAAAGTAGCAAACATAAGAGATATCGAGCAAGCTCTTGAGTCACTGCAAAATGTCTCAAAAGATGATGTTAGCATTAAATTTTTACCTTCAAATAGAGCTGGCTTTTCAAACATAGTAATAACTAGAGTTGATAGCTTCCCTCTAAAATCTGCCATAAGCATTGACAATCTCGGCTCAAAACAAAGCGGTAAATATCAAGCAATGGTAAATTTAAGCACTCTAAATTTACTTGGATTTAACGAAATTTTTAGCTTTTCACAAGGCAAGGATGTACTTAAAAAATATAAAGTTACAAACAAATTTAATGGTGTAAGTGATCACGGTGCTTCAAATAACTACTATTACGGCTTTAGCATTCCATTTGGCTATTTTATGCTTGAATATGAAAAGAGCAAATATGACTATGCTCAGATCATAAATGCAGCCTACAATCTCTATACATATAAAGGTAGAAGCGAGAGCGACTCACTAAGCCTTGCTTATATATTTTATAGGGATTCAAATTTTAAAAATAGTGCTTATGTAAAGCTATTTAAGAGAAAAAATAAAAACTATCTCGAAGACTATGAGCTAGATAACCAAGCTAGAAGAAATGCTGGATACGAGATAGGTGTAAGATCAAGCTGGAATTCATATAACCAAGCTTTTAGCGCTAGGCTAGCTTATAAAAAGGGCACTGGGATATTTAACTCACAGCCTGATCCTTTAGAAGATAGCGGCGAAGCTACATCAAGATTTGCTCTAATAAATTTAAACCTAAACTACAAATATAAATTTGAAATCCCACTAAGCTACGACCTAAACATCAACGCAAGATATGGTTTAAACAAACTAAGCTTGCAAGATAAATTTAGCATCGGTGGATATTACAGTGTTAGAGGGTTTGACGGGGAGAGCTCACTTGTTGGAAACCATGGAGTGATCATGAGAAATACCCTCTCATATAGCTACTATAAAAATAACTCTATCTATGCTGGAGTTGATACTGGTATGGTAAGAGCGACAAGTAGTGGCATAAAGGATGAAAACATCCTTGCAGGATATGCCCTTGGTCTAAAAGGACATATAAAAGCATATAACCGTCTAAACTACGACATCTCTATCTCTAAGCCTCTTTATAAACCAAAGAGTTTTGAAACAAAATCAACAAACATCAACTTTATTCTAAGCTACGAATTTTAAGGATAAAATATGCTAAAGAACAACCAAAATACCACAAGCAGTGATAAGCCTAGCCTTTTAACAATGGGCTTAAATTTCTACATAAGCCTATCTTTACTTCTTGGTACTATGCCAGCTCTAGCAAATGAGCCAAGTATCATAGCAGATCCAAGTGCGAACAATCGCCCTGATATACTAAAAGCCCCTAACGAGACGCTAATAATAAACATAACAAACCCTGATAGCAAGGGCGTATCTATAAATGAGTATAGTAGGTTTAATACGCCTCCAACAGGCACTATCCTTAATAACTCTAATAAAAACATAGACACTAAGATAGCTGGCCAGATAGAAGCAAACTATAGGCTAACAAAAGAGGCAAGCCTTATTATAAATAAGGTAAATTCGGCTGAGAAATCATCTCTAAAAGGAAATTTAGAGGTAGCCGGAAGTAGAGCTGACGTGGTCATAGCAAACCCAAATGGCATAAGCGTAGATGGCCTAAATATGATCAACTCTCGCTCACTTACTCTAACAACAGGCAATATCAATAAACTAAGTCCTAAAGAGATAGAGCTAATATCTGATAAATCAATCGACATCGTAGGGGACGGCCTAAACGATAAGAGCAGCGACTATACTAATGTGATCTCAAATGCTATAAATTTAAACTCAAATATCCACGCAAATGAGCTAAATATCATCGGTGAAAAAGAGATAGCTTCAAGTAGTGGCAAACTATATAACGACGTAAAAGCTAAAAATCAAGAAAGTAGCTTTAGCCTAGATAGTAGCGCACTTGGCGGTATGTATGCTAATAAGATAAAGCTGGTTGGCACAAGTAACGGCGTAGGCGTAAACAATAACGGCCTAGTAATAGCAAATAACAACATAGAGATAAGCCTTGATGGAGATATAGTTAATGCTGGCGCTATCGCTTCTAATAAAGAGGCAAGTATAAAAGCAAATACTATAACAAACAAAGATGAAGCGCTAATAGCAGCCAAAGAGAACCTTAATATAAAAACAGATACTTTGGTAAATACATCAAGCCAAATTTATGCTAAAGATATAAATGTAGATGCTAAAAAGCTAGTAAATAACTCAAGCTCGCAGGCTAGGGTGGAGAAAAGCTCATTTGCTAAGAATTTAGCTCTAAAGCAAAGCGGCGAGAATAGATTTAAACTTGAAGAGGTAAATTTAAAAGAGATAAAAGAGAAAATAGAGGCTAAATTTAAAAAACTAGGCAAAGAGCTAAGCGAGGAGGAGCTAAATGCTGAAATTTTAAAAGAGGCTATAAGTAAAGATAGCACCCTTTATGCTCTAAATTTACACAAAGACTCATATCTATATGGCACATCTTCAAAGGTATTTGCTAATCTAAGACTAGACATCGACAAAAACGAAGTAGTACTTGATACAAGCAAAGCAAAAGACCGCGAAGTGCTAAAGAGAATTTACTACTCTATAAGTAAAGAAATTTTAAATGAAGAAGATAAGGCAAATTTCATCCCAGGCAGCATAGTAGCAAGCAATGATATAAATTTAAAAACAGATGAACTACTAAATGATAAGAGCTTTATCTATGCTGGCAACGACCTCGTACTTGATAGCAAAGATATAACAAACATAGCACTAAATTTAACAAGAGATGTTAGCAGCTTTAATGAGTTTAAGTGGAAAAAGCAAGAGTGGAAGGGCAAAAGAGGAAAAGTCTTTGGTAAAAAGAAGTGGGTAACTAAAGGCGGCAAAGGTGCGGTGTTTAACTTCTCATACACAGATGTTGGCCTTCCAGCAGTTTTTGCAGCTGGTAATAACATAGTAGGAAGTACGCAGGACTTTTCAAGCTATGCGCTAAATGACGATATAAAGCTAGCAAACGTAGATATAGATAAATTTTCTGAGCCGCTATTTAATAGTCCGATTATCAAAAACCTAAATAGAAGGGTTAAAAACCAAGGGTATTATTACAGCATTGATAATATAAACTCAGCCTACATAGCAAATATCCTTGACGGCTTATATGAGGTAAGAAACGAGAGTATAAGTAAATTTAAAAAGGAAGCAAAAGATAAAAACGTAAAGGCCTCAGCTCTAGTGATGGCTAATAATATAGACCTAGATGCCAAAGGCAACATAAGCCTAGCCGGTAACGTAGCGGCTAATAATCTTAATTTAAACTCACAAAATTTAAACCTAAATCACCTAGAGCTAAATTCTAAAGATGTAAATTTAAAAGCAAACGCGGCAAATATAAACTCAAGCGATATTTCAGCTAAGAATATAAACGTAGATGCAAACAATATAAATTTAGACAAAGAGTCATCTCAGTTTAGCAAGGCATCAAATTTAAAAGCAGACGAGAGCT
This region of Campylobacter concisus genomic DNA includes:
- a CDS encoding AAA family ATPase, with product MVISIVNEKGGSGKTTLAVNLAARLSEDGDNVLLIDADPQRSTEVFSDIRSQSNLKPLFSSVSKTGVSLGDEIKRMRDNFDSIVVDTGGRDSKEMRKAMLSSNVLIIPTIPSQYDVSVLDRMLDLSSEAKELNEKLLTLILVNRVSPNPFLAKELESMREYIDDAKKERNLSDVFLLNSVIYERQAYRKTVSNGNSLSEFCKNGDRALEDFESFYAELLQVVKENIKD
- a CDS encoding ShlB/FhaC/HecB family hemolysin secretion/activation protein — translated: MRAILSLCMVCALLFASEISQKNELNNEEIRANIASSFNESSNINLLNKKPTSEGRLNLNETPCFKIDSILLLHDNEITSFNANSIADEAIIRKTYKDNYSKFNSILQNTLSKFEFRSGSCIGKNSINLIINSFNNEIIKEGFITSSASLSTKNLKDAKLEFVINLGLIDDISINEVDSQRNRVSLFTAFGEYSHKNKVANIRDIEQALESLQNVSKDDVSIKFLPSNRAGFSNIVITRVDSFPLKSAISIDNLGSKQSGKYQAMVNLSTLNLLGFNEIFSFSQGKDVLKKYKVTNKFNGVSDHGASNNYYYGFSIPFGYFMLEYEKSKYDYAQIINAAYNLYTYKGRSESDSLSLAYIFYRDSNFKNSAYVKLFKRKNKNYLEDYELDNQARRNAGYEIGVRSSWNSYNQAFSARLAYKKGTGIFNSQPDPLEDSGEATSRFALINLNLNYKYKFEIPLSYDLNINARYGLNKLSLQDKFSIGGYYSVRGFDGESSLVGNHGVIMRNTLSYSYYKNNSIYAGVDTGMVRATSSGIKDENILAGYALGLKGHIKAYNRLNYDISISKPLYKPKSFETKSTNINFILSYEF
- a CDS encoding hemagglutinin repeat-containing protein, coding for MLKNNQNTTSSDKPSLLTMGLNFYISLSLLLGTMPALANEPSIIADPSANNRPDILKAPNETLIINITNPDSKGVSINEYSRFNTPPTGTILNNSNKNIDTKIAGQIEANYRLTKEASLIINKVNSAEKSSLKGNLEVAGSRADVVIANPNGISVDGLNMINSRSLTLTTGNINKLSPKEIELISDKSIDIVGDGLNDKSSDYTNVISNAINLNSNIHANELNIIGEKEIASSSGKLYNDVKAKNQESSFSLDSSALGGMYANKIKLVGTSNGVGVNNNGLVIANNNIEISLDGDIVNAGAIASNKEASIKANTITNKDEALIAAKENLNIKTDTLVNTSSQIYAKDINVDAKKLVNNSSSQARVEKSSFAKNLALKQSGENRFKLEEVNLKEIKEKIEAKFKKLGKELSEEELNAEILKEAISKDSTLYALNLHKDSYLYGTSSKVFANLRLDIDKNEVVLDTSKAKDREVLKRIYYSISKEILNEEDKANFIPGSIVASNDINLKTDELLNDKSFIYAGNDLVLDSKDITNIALNLTRDVSSFNEFKWKKQEWKGKRGKVFGKKKWVTKGGKGAVFNFSYTDVGLPAVFAAGNNIVGSTQDFSSYALNDDIKLANVDIDKFSEPLFNSPIIKNLNRRVKNQGYYYSIDNINSAYIANILDGLYEVRNESISKFKKEAKDKNVKASALVMANNIDLDAKGNISLAGNVAANNLNLNSQNLNLNHLELNSKDVNLKANAANINSSDISAKNINVDANNINLDKESSQFSKASNLKADESLNLNAKENLNIAGSSLEADKINLSADNININAKEFAYSHSAKEKGISFKQSIQTLNSANLDAKDINLNSKSNTHISSSNLRATDKLSVEAGNDIYVVGANTNESTETKEKSKGFFSKKESHLMAINQKVISSNLNAGDISLKAGGNLALVSSNLNANNINLNADENVIVDTNHNVEASSKFSKSSRFALRPTIYESSAHLLEKGAKGAVASNLNVNENININANNISLKGANLNSKKDINLNANNVEITNSNDEIYHNEVSKKSKISLISIGEHLKNIKDDLKRKLNVIKETKARTKETSLKVPVAKASLENKSSKENWLNANSSNLNANGDININAKDDINIVGSNLNANEAINLTSQNSNIKHSTNLYAKDTSSKEAVGTLSITAQNEYAQIVPAALALKEAVAQLKRVKKEYDNYKKEKSKLEASLSDIKQRYKNKEVGIDYSDIEEVSEILEEYRDEEKYYKENILLATENVNAKTLALVTQTAAAAASSGTYGFSVGVRADLATTKQESSLKQTSSNKSSLNAKRININSNDALSITGSDLASKEDMSLNSNNLNINSSEDSLKYKSHTKSFTSGFGFTFYGGNSKSLELGLNDTRQSEQSLTNNNSHLYSSKDMNINTANDATIKGANLRADEKLNLKVGNNLSLESTRDIKDASSKSKGINLSASYSGATNA